A window from Piliocolobus tephrosceles isolate RC106 chromosome 11, ASM277652v3, whole genome shotgun sequence encodes these proteins:
- the KCNJ3 gene encoding G protein-activated inward rectifier potassium channel 1 isoform X2, with protein MSALRRKFGDDYQVVTTSSSGSGLQPQGPGQDPQQQLVPKKKRQRFVDKNGRCNVQHGNLGSETSRYLSDLFTTLVDLKWRWNLFIFILTYTVAWLFMASMWWVIAYTRGDLNKAHVGNYTPCVANVYNFPSAFLFFIETEATIGYGYRYITDKCPEGIILFLFQSILGSIVDAFLIGCMFIKMSQPKKRAETLMFSEHAVISMRDGKLTLMFRVGNLRNSHMVSAQIRCKLLKG; from the coding sequence ATGTCTGCACTCCGAAGGAAATTTGGGGACGATTACCAGGTAGTGACCACATCGTCCAGCGGCTCGGGCCTGCAGCCCCAGGGTCCAGGCCAGGACCCTCAGCAGCAGCTTGTGCCCAAGAAGAAGCGGCAGCGGTTCGTGGACAAGAACGGCCGGTGCAATGTACAGCACGGCAACCTGGGCAGCGAGACTAGCCGCTACCTCTCGGACCTCTTCACCACGCTGGTGGACCTCAAGTGGCGCTGGAACCTCTTCATCTTCATTCTCACCTACACCGTGGCCTGGCTCTTCATGGCATCCATGTGGTGGGTGATCGCCTACACTCGGGGCGACCTGAACAAAGCCCACGTCGGTAACTACACGCCTTGCGTGGCCAATGTCTATAActtcccttctgccttcctcttcttcatTGAGACCGAGGCCACCATCGGCTATGGCTACCGATACATCACAGACAAGTGCCCCGAGGGcatcatcctcttcctcttccagtCCATCCTGGGCTCCATCGTGGACGCCTTCCTCATCGGCTGCATGTTCATCAAGATGTCCCAGCCCAAGAAGCGCGCCGAGACCCTCATGTTCAGCGAGCACGCGGTGATCTCCATGAGGGACGGAAAACTCACGCTTATGTTCCGGGTGGGCAACCTGCGCAACAGCCACATGGTCTCCGCGCAGATCCGCTGCAAGCTGCTCAAA